CAATTCGCCGGCGGCGGCGTGGTCGATCTCCAGCACCTGCCGTTCGATCTTGACCATCTCTTCGCCACTGGCGATCGACTGAAACACCTTGACGTATTCTTTGGGATAGAAACAGTCGAGTACAAGCACGCCCAGATCATGCAAGCAGCCGCAAATGAAGGCTTCTTCCGCGATCTGCGGCGCCACCTTGTTGGCGATCAACTCGCTGACGCAGGCCACGTTGAGCGAGTGCCGCCAGAAGTCTTTCAATTCAATCTTGGATCCAAGCTTCGCCGAAAGATCGTAGAGCGACAGCGACAACGCCAGCGCCTTGACTTTGGAGGCGCCCAGCGTCATTACGGCGTTGCGGATTGACGACACCTGCTGGGGGCGGCCGTAGAACGGCGAATTGACGATCTTGAGGATGCGTGAGGTCAGTGCCGGGTCGTGCGCGATAACGTCAGCCAGATCGCCGAGCGCCAATTCCGGGTCGTCGCAAATTCGCAAGACCTCCGCCATTACGGCGGGCAAAGTCGACAAGGACTTGAACGACGACAGCTTCGCTTCAAATTGCAGGCGATTCATCTACAGTAGGTATCGGCAGGTATGGGAAAACGTACAGTCGAAAGTTATTGCAGGCGCTGCAGTAACCGTTGGCGGCGTTTTTGCAGCGTTTCATTCCAGAACAGAACTCGTTCATAAGGAATTTCAGCCAGGGGGCTGTCGAGATATTCCAGCGCCTGTAGCACGAGTTGCGAAGCGCGGGCGTAATCGCGCTTGCGGTGCTCCAGCAGTTTGGCGGCCTCATCGAGCGCACGCAGCCGCAGTTCTCCGCCGCAGGCTGACAAGCGTTCGAGCGTTGCCAGCGCCTCGTCATGGAGGTGCAGCTTCTTCTGCAGCGCAAACAAATGTAGCGCCAGCGCCGCATCGGATTCATCTTTGACGGAGTGCGCCGCTTTGTAGGCTGCGGCAACATCACCACGCCGTTGATAGAAGCGCGAGATGCGCAGCGCATCCTCAGCGGAGTAATAATCCTGCGCCGGCGCATTGTTCAGGTAGCCGCGGACCGCATCGACCAAAAACAGGAGCGTGACAATGTCGAGTCGATTGTGCAACAGCACACCGGCCAGCGGCTCCGGATTGCCGGTGCGCAGATAATCGAAGTAGAGTTGCGGGATCAGATAACCCGGCGTGTCGTCGCAGCGATGCACGCCCAGCAGTTCGCGCTCCAGCGTCTGCAACGTCGTGTCCTCGAAGCGACCGCGCCAGAAGCGCCGGCAGCAGTGCAGCAAATCGATATGCCGCATCTGTGCAAACGGCGTGGTGCGGCGCTGCAAGGCAAAGCGCGTTTCGAGGAGCGGCATGTCGAAGCACTTGCCATTGAAGCTCGCTACCACCTGCCGATCGGCAACCAGGTCGGCGATCGCCTCCAGGAGTGCCGGCTCATCCGGGTAGTCGGGAAGAAAGAACTGATGCACCACGAAGGCGTCGCGATCGAGGTAGCCAACCCCGACCAGAAATGCGACCGTGCCCGATGCCGCCGACAGTCCCGTAGTCTCGGCATCGACGAATACGAAGTCATGAAGCTGCCGGCGATCGCAATTAGCGGCAACCTCAAAGTGTGCCAGCTCAATGCGGCTGTCGGCACAGACCGATTTCAGCGCGCGTACGCCGTGGATAAACTCCGCCGGATAGCGCGTGACCAGTTCGAGGTGGGTTCCCGCTTCACCCTGCTGAATCTGCGCGCCGATCTCGTCGGCAAACGACTTCAGCCCAAGGAGGTCGGAATCGAGCGGTTGCGGTTTGTTGAAGCGATCGAGGAAATCAAACTTGCTCATTGTCCATGTGAAGTATCAAGCGCCGTCAAGATCGACTGAGCTTGCGAGCGCACGAACAGATCGGGCTCGCTGCGCGCCAGCCACGACATCAGCGAACGGCTCTTTTCGCCGAGCACACGACCGAGCGACCACACCGCCCACCCACGGAGGATATCATCCGGCTCACTCAAAGAGCGCTCCAGCTCCGGCCGCGCTTCCTGGAGCCGCAATTGCCCGCAGAGGCGCAGTAATAGCGCCTTGGTGCGGCCACGCGTGTACGGCAATTCGGTCAAGACTACCCGGTGGACGGCTGAATCAAGTCCGGCCAAGGCATCGTAGGCCGCCAGGCGGACACCGTAATAGTCGTCGTTCAATGCTCGCATCAGTAATACGCTGGCCCCGGGCGATTTGATCATCCCCAGCCCGGCCACCGCAGCTTTTCGCACCAGCGAAACACTATCGGCGAGGAACGGCTCAAGCAGGCGCGAACCTTTCTCGCCGCCGGTCTTGCCGATCGCCGTAACTGCCTCCACGCGCACGGTGAAGTCGGGATGCTTCGAAACGCTGAGGATCCCATCGAGAGCGGCCGTGTCTTTGACTTCCGCCAGGCAACGACAGGTCGTCCGTATTTGGTCTTTGTTATTGGTGGTGAGCGCCGGAAGCAGGTGCGGCGTCGCGGCTTTGCCGATGCCGCGATAGATGTCTACCAGCGCCCACTTCTCACGAGCGTCGGCGGTGCCAAGCTTGGAGACGAGAAATTGCGCCGCAACTTCACCCATGGCGCTGAGGGAGTCCTTCGAAGGCTGCACCAAATTCTGGAAACGAATCTCGCCCGAGGCCGCCTGTCGCCACAGGCGCTGCATATCGGCAGTCGGATCGGCCCAAAGCGCGGCTGTCAACCCGCAGATGATCAGCCCCACCGTCACCAGCCGCCTCATTGTCTCACCTCCGAATTGAGATCCGCACCAATGCCCCATTTTGACTCGGTCACCCAGTAGCTGTTATCCGTGCCGTAGCCGCGGTAATCGTCAACACCCTCGAGGTCGAGAAACAGGCCGATCGAGCCGAACTCCCGCCGTGGATTCCCGTAGCCATGCGTGTTCGTGCGGACGCGCGCGATGTGTCCATCGTTGCCGCGCAGGTCGATCAGCATCCCGATTCCGTTGGCGGAGCCGGCGGCTTGCGATAGATCCGTAGCGCTGTATTGATCATTACCGGAGCAGTCGAGAAGCAGCGCA
The window above is part of the Candidatus Zixiibacteriota bacterium genome. Proteins encoded here:
- a CDS encoding HEAT repeat domain-containing protein, translated to MRRLVTVGLIICGLTAALWADPTADMQRLWRQAASGEIRFQNLVQPSKDSLSAMGEVAAQFLVSKLGTADAREKWALVDIYRGIGKAATPHLLPALTTNNKDQIRTTCRCLAEVKDTAALDGILSVSKHPDFTVRVEAVTAIGKTGGEKGSRLLEPFLADSVSLVRKAAVAGLGMIKSPGASVLLMRALNDDYYGVRLAAYDALAGLDSAVHRVVLTELPYTRGRTKALLLRLCGQLRLQEARPELERSLSEPDDILRGWAVWSLGRVLGEKSRSLMSWLARSEPDLFVRSQAQSILTALDTSHGQ
- a CDS encoding ribonuclease H-like domain-containing protein — encoded protein: MSKFDFLDRFNKPQPLDSDLLGLKSFADEIGAQIQQGEAGTHLELVTRYPAEFIHGVRALKSVCADSRIELAHFEVAANCDRRQLHDFVFVDAETTGLSAASGTVAFLVGVGYLDRDAFVVHQFFLPDYPDEPALLEAIADLVADRQVVASFNGKCFDMPLLETRFALQRRTTPFAQMRHIDLLHCCRRFWRGRFEDTTLQTLERELLGVHRCDDTPGYLIPQLYFDYLRTGNPEPLAGVLLHNRLDIVTLLFLVDAVRGYLNNAPAQDYYSAEDALRISRFYQRRGDVAAAYKAAHSVKDESDAALALHLFALQKKLHLHDEALATLERLSACGGELRLRALDEAAKLLEHRKRDYARASQLVLQALEYLDSPLAEIPYERVLFWNETLQKRRQRLLQRLQ